GGTCGCGGTCGAGAAAGATGCCCTGAAGGTGGGACTCTGTGAGGAGCACTTCCATCAGCGGATGTCGGAACTCGCCGACGGCGACTGGATTGCGGGCGTCGAGGACGATCTCGACCTCGATATCGACCGCTCGTAAGCGTCAGCCAGCAACGGTTGTTCTCTCAGGTGTACTTTCGCCCGTTCAGTCGCCCGCGACCGTCCCGCTCCCAGCGCCGTGCTCGTTGTCTCCCAACTCCTGTGTGACGTTTTCGAAGACCTGTTTGGCTGTACAGGCAGCCAGATAGCTCGGTCGCGTGATGCCATCGAGGACGGCGGCTTTGCGCTCGTCTGTGAGTTCGTCTTTGCTCCGGGTAACGGCGCGTGCGGTCGCCTGGTCGTATTCGGGGTGGAACTGGACGCCGAAGACGGTCCCCGCCCGGAAGGCATGGATGCCGTACTCGTTTTCGGCCAAACGCGTCGCGCCCGGTGGCAGCGTGGCGACCCGATCGGAGTGGGTCGTAAACGCGGTGAACGTGCGGTCGATCCCCGACAGCAGCCTCGAGGGGCCGGTCCGTTCGATCTCCCGATAGCCGATCTCGTAGTCGTCCATCGCCTCGACGTCGCCACCGAGGACAGCAGCCACGAGCTGGTGGCCGAAACAGACGCCCAGGCCGCCAAGACCTGTCTCGATGGCTTCCTCGACCCACGCCTTCAGATCCGCGATCCACGGCTCCGCCCAGTAGACCGACGCCCGCGAACCCGTCACCACGAAGCCATCGAACGCGAACGTCTCCGGTAACTCACGCCCGGTGGCGTCGAACTCGACGAGATCGGCGTCGAGTTCGCGCCGGAAGTTTCGCCGGGTATCCGTGCCGTCGTGGGCAGCGTTGAGTAACGCGAGCCGTGGCCGTGCCATTGCCCGTCGTCGGGGTCCAATGAGTAAAAACGTCTCAGTACTGGCAGCATTCGCCCCGCTCGCCGACGGTCCGCTTTACTCCAGGCGGCTTTCGGTCTGTTCGTCCAGCCACGCACGCAGTTCGTCGCCAACGACCTGGCTCTCGCTGACGGGAAACAGATGGCCCCCTTCGATCCGGGTGTGTTCGCCACGGGGAAGATCGGCTGCCAGTCTCGCCGTCGCCGCCGGATCGACGATCCGGTCTGCAGCGCCACTGACGAGAAGCGTGGGCGTCGTGACCTCGTAGCGATCGGGCAGATCGGCCTCGCGCCACGCCGCCCGCTGGGCCGCGTGACCGTCCGGGTCGGCGTCGTCTGTCGCTCGCCAGTTGGCCATCCGCTCGATTTCGTCCGGATACTCGGCAGGGACGCTCCGTGTGAACCCGGCCGATAGCGATTCCCGCAAGGCGTCGGGGTCGTCCAATGGCGCTGCCAGCGACGCCAGCCTGTCGGCGTCGACGGCCGCTCCTTCGGCGACTCCCAGGAGAGCCAGCGACGCCACGTTGTCGTTGCCTCGCGCGTACTCCAGGGCGATGGCCCCGCCGAGTCCGGCCCCGACCACGTGGATTCGACGCGCTTCCAGGGCCGCGACCACCGTCGCCAGATCCTCGACGAGCGTTGTCATCGCGTATGGGCCATCGGGCGCGTCTGAGTCACCCGTCCCGCGCAGGTCCCAGACGATCGTCTCGTAGGGGCCGGCGATGGCTGGCTGTAGATAACTCCAGTACCACGCCCCGAGCCCGACGTCGTTGACGAAGACGACGGTCGGTCCCTCCCCGGCCGTCGCATACCTGAGGGAGACCTCGCCGTTCCGTACTGTCGGCATACGCTCTAGTTAGATCGGGGCTGATTTATGGTCGCCGGTCGCACATTGGGTCCGACTCTGTGCGGCGAGGCCGCTGACGGACGCCCGTGTTGTCCCGACCACTGAATCTTTAGGTACTGGGTCCCTATACGCTTCTAATGGGGATTTCGGCATTTATCGATGCGTTCGACGACCGGGAAAAGACGGTGACCGTCCTCAACCGGGAGTCCGTCGATCCGCTCTATCGAATGCTGTCTGATATGTTCGACGCGGAGACAGTCACTGTCTCTGAGTCCGACGATCCCGATGCCCCGAGCGACGTCGTCCTGTTGCAGGACGAACAGACGGGGTCGCTTGCGGTTTCACGGATGAACGACGTCAGTGACACGCTGTTGTTGGTCAACTCGGACCTGTACGTGACCGGGACCGTTCCCGTCGAGGATGTCGAGACGCCGGAAGTCGTTGCCCATCTCTCTGACGTCACCTTCACCGTCGAGGACAAACAGAAATTCCTGTTGATCCACATCTCCAGACATATCGAATCGCTCGCCCTCGAAACTGACGACGGCACTCTCCACTCCTCGTTTCAGCAACTCTCCCGGATCCGGGACGAACGTGGGACCGAGGCCACTTACCGGACGCTGGCGGCGTCGGACGTGGATACGCACGTCTACGGTATCGGCGGCTGGGAGCCTCCGTCGTTTGCCGACGATTTGACTGTCCACGCTGGGGACTCCAAGGAGTTGCAGACCTCGTGGTTCGTCGTCCACGACGGCGGCGGCAACGACGACCGCAAGGCTGCCTTGGTTGCCGAGGAGATCGACTCCAACGAGTACCGGGGCTACTGGACGTTCGAGCCGCAGTTAGTCGACGAAATCCTGGGTCACCTCGAAACGACCTACGGGCAGTAACTGCTTTTCAGCCGAGCTGATCTCTGAACCGGACAGACCGTGACACCTCCCAGGCACGACCCCGACCCCGCGACGTGTCCTCGTCGGTGGCGGGCAAATCGGCCGCGCTCATCGAGGGATCCCCTCTCGTGGTCGTGACACGGGACGGCAAACCCTAGTTCTGTTACCCGAACAATAGACCGGCTACTGTCGACCTTGATCGGCCGCTCAGGCGTCCATCACTTGCCGAAGCACGTCCGGGGCGTCTGCGAGGGCATCTTCGAGAGTCGCCACATCGGGGCCACCGCCCTGTGCGAACTCAGACGGCCCGCCGCCGCCGCCACCGACCCGATCGGCGAGTTCACTCACGACTGCGCCGGCATCGACGCCGCTCCCTTCCGGGGCGGCGACGACGAACTGTGCACCGTCGGCCCCTGACCCGATGACGGCGACCGAACCGTCTTCGGCGATGGCGTTGGCCGTCGCCCGCAACTCGTCCATCTCGGCGTCGACTCGCTGGATGACCGCTTTCGTCCCGTCGAGCTCGACTTCTTTGCCGTCACTGGCACCGGAGGCACGGGCCGCTGCGAGTTGTTCCTGTAGCTCCTCGATCTCCTTGCCCCGGTCTTTCCAGGCCTCGAAGAACCGCTCGGCCGTCTCGGGGACGTCCATCGGGTCCACGTCGAGGGCGTCACCTGCTTCGTAGAGGGCGTCTTCGGTCTCCTGGGTCGCGTCGATGGCGGCCTCGCCCGCCGCGAAGCTCAATCTGACGACACCGTCTTGAATACGCTCCGTCGAGAGAAGCTTGATCGTCCCGATATCGCCGGTCCGGGAGACGTGGGTGCCACCGCAGGCCTGGACGTCTTCGCCGACCGTGATGAGCCGTATCTGCTCGCCTTCGGGGATCCCACCCTGGTAGAGATCAAAGCCGTGTTCGGCTTCGGCCGCGTGGCGGTCGGGCCACTCCTGGGTCACGTGGCTGTTGTCGGTGACGAGGTCGTTGGCGAGGCGTTCGATCTCTTTGACCTCTTTGCGGGTAACCGGCTCGTAGTGACGGATGTCCAGGCGTGCCGAGTCGACCCGCTTTTGGGCACCGGCCTGGCGGACGTGTTCGCCAAGCACTTGCCGGGCAGCGTGGCCGACGACGTGGGTCGCCGTGTGGTGTTGCATCAATCGGCGACGGCGCGACCACTCGACCTGTCCGGTCACGAAATCACCCGTCCCGGGATCTTCGTCCGCACGGTGGACGATCACGCCGTCGTAGACCTGGACGTCGGTCACGTCGGCGGTGACGTCGTCCGTCGAGAGCGTCCCGTGGTCTGCCGGTTGGCCCCCGCCTTCGGGGTAGAACATCGTCTGATCGAGCACGACGTCGTACTCGCCGTCATCACGCTCGAAGACATCCAGTACGACGGCCTCGAACTCGGCTCGATCCTGGTCCTCGTAGTAGAGTCGCTCGGTCTCGGGCAGGTCCGCGATCCGATCTTCGTAGCCGGCCGTCTCGGCCGCGGAGGCGGCGTCTTCTTGCCCGTGGCGCTGGGCTACCACCGAGTAGAAATCCTCCGGGACGTCGACGTCGACCCCGCGCTCGGCGGCGATCTCTTCGACCATGTCCGGCTGGATGCCGTGGCTATCGTACAGCTCGACGAGTTCCTCGGTCGGAATCGGATCGCCCGTCTCGGCGTACTCGTCGGCGAGCGATTCGACGCGCCGGGACCCGCGTTCGAGGGTTTCGCGGTACTTCTGGACCTCCGTCCGGACGATATCGCGGATCGTATCGCGATTCGAATAGCCCAGGCGCTCGGCCTGCATGTCGACGAGCTCGTCCATCGGGGCATCGATGCCCACAGTGTCGACCAGTCGCTTTGTCCGCCGGAGAACCATCCGCGCGAGATAGCCCGTGCCGACGTTACTCGGGACGATTCCGTCCCCGAGCATGTACGCGAGCGTCCGCGAGTGATCGGCGATCGCGTAGATCGACTCCAGCGGTTCGACGAGTTCACGCAGCCGCTCGGTCTCGACACCGATTTCGGCGGCGATGTCGTCTCGGGCGGCCTCGACGTCCTCGGCCTCGTCGATGTCCATCCGGCCGGCGAGTTTCGCGGCCTTGTGGACGATCTCCTCTTCTTCGTCGGTGTGATCGATCCCTGCGTTGTCCGTGAGGAAGTCGATCGTGTCGGGGTAGACGGCCTCGTAGACCGTCGGGGTCCCCTGAGAGACCCAGGCCCACCGCTCTAGTCCGTAGCCCGTATCGACGATGTAGGTATCCATCGGGCTGTAGCGGTTGCCGTCTTTCATCTCGTAGTCCCCGTCAGGGTCCTGTTCGAACTGCATGAACACCAGCGTCGCCAGTTCGGCCCCTTTGTAGATCACTTCGAAGGCCGGGCCGGCGTTGCCGCCACCGACCCAGGGGTCCTCGATCAGCGTGACCTCGGCGGGATCGGCACCCAGTTCCTCGAACAGTTCCAGGCAGTAGGCAACCGTCTCTTCTTTCCAGTAGACCTCGCCCTCGTAGGCGTACTGGTCCGGGTCGTCGATGTCTTCGCGCGCGTTGAACGCGTGGTGGGCCATCATCTCGAAGGCCATCGTGTGCCGGCCGGTCACGCCGACGTTGTCGATGTCCTGCATCCGGATGCAGGGCTGGCTGACGGTGAGGGGATTGGCTGGCGGTGGGGTCGTCCCCGACGTGACCAGTGGCTGGAAGTCGTAGATCGACGCTTGCGTGAGCAATACGTCGTCACGCCAGCGATTGGCTGCGACTGGATACGGGTCGATACGCTCGTGGTCGTGGGCCTCGAAAAAGGAGAGAAACGCCTCGCGCATCTCTCCCAGTTCGAATGCCGCCTCGAAGCCGGCGTCGTCGATGAAGCTGTATTCCTCACAGGGCGGTTCACCGCAAGTTTCCCGGTCGGGGTCGAGCGTCCAGAAGTTGTCCCCACATTCTGAACACTCTGTGCGTCGGAATCCGTGCTCCTCGAAATACTCGAGCCGGTATTCCTCCTCGAGGTCGCTCATTCGTTGGGTGTATTGTGGCCCATCCTGGCGTAAATCAGTTCCGAAGGGCTCGTTCTGGAACATTCACCCGATAACGCCCGTCTCGTCGGTGTTTTCCTTCCAACGGCTGGCACGGATCTCTCGGACGGCGTTTCCAGCACGACGCTCGTCGACGGGGATGGGCCGTCGAGGACTAGAGTAGCGTTTGAGACGCCATGACGCTGACAAATGCCGAAATCGATTACGGGTATTTATCCGTCTCGATCGGCTTGCTCTCACAAATGACGACCGACAACACACCCTCACTCGCTGGCGCAACCGACGATTCGACTGTTTGGCGGTCCATGTTCGAATCGCTGCTCGATGGACTCCCGGAAGCTGCGTTCGCCATCGACGCGGAGGGGACGATTACGTACTGGAACGACGCCGTCGCGTCACTCATCGGTCTCCCGGCCTCGGAAGCGATCGGGATGGATGCCTACGACATCTTCGGGACCGAAGGCCACTCCGAGACACTCGCCGAGACAGTCGTTCGGACCGGTGAAGCGGTCAGAGAGTCAGAGTTTCGCTCGGCCGGGGATGCAGACGGGGAACAGGCCCATGCGCGTGCGATCGGGGTTCCGCTTCGAGCACCCGATGGGTCAGTCCACGGTGCCGTCGAGATCCTCTTGGACGTGAGTGAAGTCGTCGAACAACGTGAGACGCTACACGACTTACAGGTCGAGTTTTCGGAAAGTGTCCAGTCCTCGGTCGACGAACTCGGTGAGTCGACAAGTGACGTCGCCCAACAGTCACGCCAGATCAGCGACCTCGCTGCCGAGCAGGCGACGGATTTGACGGACGTCCAGTCGGAAGTTTCGGGATTCAGTGCGACCATCGAGGAGATCGCCTCCAGTGCCGAGGAAGTCAGCAATCAAAGTTCCAAGGCTACCGAACTGGCTGCCGATTCCGTCCAGACTGCCACGGATGTGAGTGAGCAAGTCGGCGACGTCGCTACCGAAGCGGCGGACGTCGCGACCGAAACCGAGCGTCTCAGCCAACGGATCGACGAGATTCAGGAATTCGTCGCCGTGATCGACGACATCGCCGATCAGACGAACATGCTCGCGCTGAACGCAAACATCGAGGCGGCCCGCAGCGAGGGCAACAACGACGGGTTCGCCGTCGTCGCCGACGAGATCAAAGAGCTAGCTGACGAGTCGAAACAACACGCCACCGAGATCGAAACGACCGTCGAGGAGATCCGGGGCATGGCGACCGAGACGGCCGAGCGCGTCAGGGAGACCAACGATTCCATCCAGGCTGTCGAGGCGGACATCGAGGCGATCATCGAGAATCAGGAGACGATTCGGGCCGCCATTCAGGAGACTGACGAGGGCGTCACCGAGATCGCAAGTGCGACGGACGACCAGGCAGCAAGCGCCGAACAGATCGCGAGCATGATCGATACAGTTGCCGATCGAGCCGACGAGGTCGCCGAGGCTGTCGAAGCGATCGCAGCCGAAACCGACACCCAAACACACCAGATAGACACGCTCGAAGACAATCTCGAACGTGTCGAAACCCGGCTCGATACCGTTATGGATTGAGTCGCCGGGACCACTACTTACTCTTCGAGAGCCAGTGCTGCAAGCAACGCTTCGAGCTGGATCCGCTCGCTTGCACCCGCAGTAATGCGATAGTCGGCCTCGCCGACCCGATCGAGGATCCGCACCGCGGCGTCGTCGTCCAGCCCGAACTCCCAGACCGAGCGATGGAGTTGGTCGATGATGTCGCCGCCGGCGATGCCCTCCTCGGTCAGTAAGGTGTCCAGTTGCGATCGCGCGGCGGTGAAATCCCCATCCAGTGCGCGCTCGACCATCTCGCGGATCTCCTCGGGGCGGGCCGTCGAGGTGATCTCGAAGACCCCCTCTTCGTCGACCCGATCCCCGGACATCGAGGCGGCCTGGAGGCCGTTGATCGCCTTGCGCATGTCGCCGTCGGCGACGTAGACTAAGGCGTCCATGCCATCCTCGGTGATCTCGATCGCTTCTTCCTCGGCGATCGTGTGGATCGTCTCCGCGACGGCCTCGTCGGCCAGTGGCGAGAAGCGGAAGACGGCACACCGGGACTGGATCGGGTCGATGATCTGGCTGGAGTAGTTACACGACATGATGAACCGGACGTTGTTCGAGAACTGCTCCATCGTCCGGCGAAGCGCTGACTGAGCATCGCCCGTGAGTGCGTCTGCCTCGTCAAGGAATATAATTCGGTAGTCGTGGCCGCCAAAAGAAGTGCGCGCGAAGGACTTCACGCGATCTCGCACCACGTCGATCCCGCGCTCGTCGGAGGCGTTGAGTTCGAGGAAGTTCTCTTCCCACTCCTCGCCGTACAGTTCCTTGGCGATGGCCATGGCGGCGGTGGTCTTGCCGGTGCCGGCCGGCCCGGCGAACAGCATGTGGCTGAGGTCGTTGCTGTCGACGTAGCTCTGGAGGCGTTCGGTGATCGCCTCGTGGCCCGCGATGTCCGCCAGAGTCTGTGGGCGGTATTTCTCGATCCAGACTTCCTGGCGGCCCGCCCGGGCTGGCTCGGCCTCACTCATGGTCCGGATGTGGAGGGGCGGGGGAAAAACCTCGCGAGTCGGTCCGGCAAAGCGGCTCCGCGATCGGACGATGGCGGCCGTCGCCGAAGGGCTCATGGTCGCGCGGGCGAACGTCCGCACATGCACGTCACGGTCGAAGTCGTCGGTGAGGAGACGCGCGAGCTTGACGTCGAGTCGGGAGCGACCTACGCCGACTTACTGGCGGCGTGTGACGTCAGCCCCCACGAGGCGTCCGTCCTGGTCGATGGCCGCCCGGTGCCCGAGGACGGCGAGGTCAGCGCCGATCGCGTCGAAGTCCTGCGGGTCGTCAAAGGTGGCTGATGGGCGTCTACGTCCGGGTGGCGACACCCGAGGAGTTGGTTGCGGTGCTGAACGTCCTCGATGGGGCTGCTCTGGAAACCGACCGTGAGCGGATTCTCGCCCGCCTTCGAGCGGACGACGTCCGCGTCGCCGTCGCAGGCACAGATAGCGAACGGGTGATCGGCGCGTGCGTCCTGGATGGGCCGGAAATCGTCTCGATCGCCGTCCGTCGACGCCGGCGCAGTCAGGGGATCGGGACGGCACTGCTTCGAGACGCTGCCAGCGAGCGCGAGCGGCTGCTCGCCCGATTCGATCCTGGTGTGTGTCCCTTCTACGAAGCTCTCGGATTCGAGGTGACACCGACCGACGACGGACGATGTGACGGTGTGTTGGACCCCGCGGTGATCGATAAACCGGATCTGCCGGCCGAATAGCGTTGTTCGTTGGGTTGCGTTCGAATGGCTCTTGTGAACACACCTCACGAGACCGACATACTAAACTCGTTCGGCGCGCTACGGGAGGACGATGATGCTTCCCACCCATGCCCTCTGGGGCATGGTTCTGGCGCTCCCGGTCGTCTGGACCGCCCCGGAGTACGCCGGCATTGGGCTGCTTGCGGGCTTTCTCGGCGGCGTGTTCCCTGATCTCGATATGTACGT
The sequence above is drawn from the Halorhabdus sp. CBA1104 genome and encodes:
- a CDS encoding replication factor C small subunit; protein product: MSEAEPARAGRQEVWIEKYRPQTLADIAGHEAITERLQSYVDSNDLSHMLFAGPAGTGKTTAAMAIAKELYGEEWEENFLELNASDERGIDVVRDRVKSFARTSFGGHDYRIIFLDEADALTGDAQSALRRTMEQFSNNVRFIMSCNYSSQIIDPIQSRCAVFRFSPLADEAVAETIHTIAEEEAIEITEDGMDALVYVADGDMRKAINGLQAASMSGDRVDEEGVFEITSTARPEEIREMVERALDGDFTAARSQLDTLLTEEGIAGGDIIDQLHRSVWEFGLDDDAAVRILDRVGEADYRITAGASERIQLEALLAALALEE
- the alaS gene encoding alanine--tRNA ligase, giving the protein MSDLEEEYRLEYFEEHGFRRTECSECGDNFWTLDPDRETCGEPPCEEYSFIDDAGFEAAFELGEMREAFLSFFEAHDHERIDPYPVAANRWRDDVLLTQASIYDFQPLVTSGTTPPPANPLTVSQPCIRMQDIDNVGVTGRHTMAFEMMAHHAFNAREDIDDPDQYAYEGEVYWKEETVAYCLELFEELGADPAEVTLIEDPWVGGGNAGPAFEVIYKGAELATLVFMQFEQDPDGDYEMKDGNRYSPMDTYIVDTGYGLERWAWVSQGTPTVYEAVYPDTIDFLTDNAGIDHTDEEEEIVHKAAKLAGRMDIDEAEDVEAARDDIAAEIGVETERLRELVEPLESIYAIADHSRTLAYMLGDGIVPSNVGTGYLARMVLRRTKRLVDTVGIDAPMDELVDMQAERLGYSNRDTIRDIVRTEVQKYRETLERGSRRVESLADEYAETGDPIPTEELVELYDSHGIQPDMVEEIAAERGVDVDVPEDFYSVVAQRHGQEDAASAAETAGYEDRIADLPETERLYYEDQDRAEFEAVVLDVFERDDGEYDVVLDQTMFYPEGGGQPADHGTLSTDDVTADVTDVQVYDGVIVHRADEDPGTGDFVTGQVEWSRRRRLMQHHTATHVVGHAARQVLGEHVRQAGAQKRVDSARLDIRHYEPVTRKEVKEIERLANDLVTDNSHVTQEWPDRHAAEAEHGFDLYQGGIPEGEQIRLITVGEDVQACGGTHVSRTGDIGTIKLLSTERIQDGVVRLSFAAGEAAIDATQETEDALYEAGDALDVDPMDVPETAERFFEAWKDRGKEIEELQEQLAAARASGASDGKEVELDGTKAVIQRVDAEMDELRATANAIAEDGSVAVIGSGADGAQFVVAAPEGSGVDAGAVVSELADRVGGGGGGPSEFAQGGGPDVATLEDALADAPDVLRQVMDA
- a CDS encoding ubiquitin-like small modifier protein 2: MHVTVEVVGEETRELDVESGATYADLLAACDVSPHEASVLVDGRPVPEDGEVSADRVEVLRVVKGG
- a CDS encoding methyl-accepting chemotaxis protein, which encodes MTTDNTPSLAGATDDSTVWRSMFESLLDGLPEAAFAIDAEGTITYWNDAVASLIGLPASEAIGMDAYDIFGTEGHSETLAETVVRTGEAVRESEFRSAGDADGEQAHARAIGVPLRAPDGSVHGAVEILLDVSEVVEQRETLHDLQVEFSESVQSSVDELGESTSDVAQQSRQISDLAAEQATDLTDVQSEVSGFSATIEEIASSAEEVSNQSSKATELAADSVQTATDVSEQVGDVATEAADVATETERLSQRIDEIQEFVAVIDDIADQTNMLALNANIEAARSEGNNDGFAVVADEIKELADESKQHATEIETTVEEIRGMATETAERVRETNDSIQAVEADIEAIIENQETIRAAIQETDEGVTEIASATDDQAASAEQIASMIDTVADRADEVAEAVEAIAAETDTQTHQIDTLEDNLERVETRLDTVMD
- a CDS encoding type 1 glutamine amidotransferase, giving the protein MARPRLALLNAAHDGTDTRRNFRRELDADLVEFDATGRELPETFAFDGFVVTGSRASVYWAEPWIADLKAWVEEAIETGLGGLGVCFGHQLVAAVLGGDVEAMDDYEIGYREIERTGPSRLLSGIDRTFTAFTTHSDRVATLPPGATRLAENEYGIHAFRAGTVFGVQFHPEYDQATARAVTRSKDELTDERKAAVLDGITRPSYLAACTAKQVFENVTQELGDNEHGAGSGTVAGD
- a CDS encoding alpha/beta fold hydrolase, with the translated sequence MPTVRNGEVSLRYATAGEGPTVVFVNDVGLGAWYWSYLQPAIAGPYETIVWDLRGTGDSDAPDGPYAMTTLVEDLATVVAALEARRIHVVGAGLGGAIALEYARGNDNVASLALLGVAEGAAVDADRLASLAAPLDDPDALRESLSAGFTRSVPAEYPDEIERMANWRATDDADPDGHAAQRAAWREADLPDRYEVTTPTLLVSGAADRIVDPAATARLAADLPRGEHTRIEGGHLFPVSESQVVGDELRAWLDEQTESRLE
- a CDS encoding DICT sensory domain-containing protein, producing MGISAFIDAFDDREKTVTVLNRESVDPLYRMLSDMFDAETVTVSESDDPDAPSDVVLLQDEQTGSLAVSRMNDVSDTLLLVNSDLYVTGTVPVEDVETPEVVAHLSDVTFTVEDKQKFLLIHISRHIESLALETDDGTLHSSFQQLSRIRDERGTEATYRTLAASDVDTHVYGIGGWEPPSFADDLTVHAGDSKELQTSWFVVHDGGGNDDRKAALVAEEIDSNEYRGYWTFEPQLVDEILGHLETTYGQ
- a CDS encoding DUF6757 family protein; amino-acid sequence: MQCHYCDRGAEVAVEKDALKVGLCEEHFHQRMSELADGDWIAGVEDDLDLDIDRS
- a CDS encoding GNAT family N-acetyltransferase, with amino-acid sequence MGVYVRVATPEELVAVLNVLDGAALETDRERILARLRADDVRVAVAGTDSERVIGACVLDGPEIVSIAVRRRRRSQGIGTALLRDAASERERLLARFDPGVCPFYEALGFEVTPTDDGRCDGVLDPAVIDKPDLPAE